One part of the Pirellulaceae bacterium genome encodes these proteins:
- the mch gene encoding methenyltetrahydromethanopterin cyclohydrolase — MASGEGLNQQALQVFLAAQANSEELSIAGHQLNCGAHLLDFGVHQRGGLAAGIRLASLCLGGLAEVAISSGDRSIWRGPWVRVSTDHPVRACLFGQYAGWPVQGQNFFAMGSGPMRLRRGKEPLLKELAAQDNSPVAVGVLECDQLPDDQIAVQMAAQCQVTPDNLWLAVAPTRSLAGCVQVVARSVETSLHKLYELGFPLISIKQAFGIAPLPPPTPDAALGIGRTNDAILYGGHVTLWVDADDEQIRSIGAKVPSSHSRDFGEPFADIFKRCQFDFYRVDPALFSPAEVAIHNLRTGRAWSFGELREDLVAKSFAIELMG, encoded by the coding sequence ATGGCGTCGGGCGAAGGGCTAAACCAGCAGGCTCTGCAGGTCTTCCTAGCGGCACAGGCCAATTCGGAGGAACTGAGTATTGCCGGCCATCAATTGAACTGTGGGGCCCACTTGTTGGACTTTGGTGTCCACCAGCGCGGAGGATTAGCTGCCGGCATTCGATTGGCTTCACTGTGCTTAGGCGGATTGGCCGAAGTCGCGATCTCCAGCGGCGATCGCTCAATCTGGCGTGGCCCCTGGGTTCGCGTATCCACTGACCATCCTGTGCGAGCTTGCCTGTTTGGTCAGTATGCGGGCTGGCCAGTGCAGGGTCAAAATTTCTTTGCCATGGGTTCAGGCCCCATGCGGCTGCGACGCGGCAAGGAGCCGCTATTGAAGGAACTCGCGGCCCAGGACAATTCACCTGTGGCAGTTGGAGTTCTTGAGTGCGATCAACTACCTGACGATCAGATTGCTGTTCAGATGGCAGCACAGTGCCAAGTTACTCCCGATAATCTCTGGCTGGCGGTAGCACCCACTCGCAGTTTGGCCGGTTGTGTACAGGTTGTAGCGCGCAGCGTTGAAACGTCGTTGCACAAGTTATATGAACTGGGCTTTCCGCTCATTTCCATCAAGCAGGCGTTTGGCATCGCTCCTCTGCCTCCGCCAACACCCGACGCGGCCTTGGGGATCGGACGAACCAATGACGCAATTCTGTACGGTGGTCACGTGACACTATGGGTAGACGCAGACGACGAGCAGATTCGGTCGATAGGCGCCAAAGTTCCGAGTTCTCATTCACGAGACTTCGGCGAACCATTCGCAGACATCTTCAAGCGTTGCCAGTTCGATTTTTATCGCGTTGATCCGGCGCTGTTCAGTCCAGCCGAAGTGGCCATTCACAACCTGAGAACCGGACGCGCTTGGAGTTTTGGAGAGTTGCGGGAAGACCTGGTCGCCAAATCCTTCGCCATTGAACTGATGGGATAG
- a CDS encoding AMP-binding protein: protein MQSSVSDWNKFNVAARLTVMAGRIPDQIALASPLGSAKQGVNRPYKTVTFTQLELNTSSIAAGLQKLGIRPGMRIVMLVPFGADFITLVFALLKIEAVIVLVDPGMGRRNLLSCIQATEPDGFIAIPMAHAIRAVLRRRFPKARFNVTVGPTLGVFPQPSLKQLLGTPPSLFEPPATTRDSQAAIIFTTGSTGPPKGVLYTHHTFNSQVDAIAEHYGILPGGKDLSGFPLFGLFNAAMGTTTVIPDMDPTRPADVDPPRLLDAIEKWKINQAFGSPALWTAVSRFAQTEGRKIPHLQRILSAGAPVSPDVLEAMRGLLPAGALMHTPYGATEALPIASIDSQQVLSETAALTRQGAGTCVGSHFAGIQWKVIAIDDGPLATLDRIQELPVGKIGELMVTGDVVTRQYVTRTDQNAFHKVLDGERVWHRLGDVGYLDGQDRFWYCGRKAHRVTTDNGQLFTEQCEAIFNQHPSIYRSALVGVGHKDHQTPVIIVEPLPQFRPKDSVAQDKLLTELRTLGKQHALTQQIERFLVYPRQLPTDIRHNSKIFREQLVPWATKQLQRVDQLSSQRK from the coding sequence ATGCAATCATCTGTCTCGGATTGGAACAAGTTCAACGTGGCGGCTAGACTGACCGTCATGGCGGGTCGGATTCCAGACCAAATCGCTCTGGCTAGTCCGTTGGGCAGCGCCAAGCAAGGAGTCAATCGCCCGTACAAGACGGTCACCTTTACGCAACTGGAACTAAACACCTCTTCGATCGCCGCCGGTCTACAGAAACTTGGCATCCGGCCGGGCATGCGAATTGTGATGTTGGTGCCCTTCGGTGCCGACTTTATCACGCTGGTCTTTGCCCTGCTGAAGATTGAAGCGGTGATCGTGTTAGTCGATCCCGGGATGGGACGCCGGAATTTGCTGAGCTGTATTCAAGCCACCGAGCCTGATGGTTTTATTGCCATTCCCATGGCACATGCGATTCGGGCCGTGCTGCGGCGGCGCTTCCCCAAGGCCCGATTTAACGTAACCGTGGGACCAACTTTGGGAGTGTTTCCACAGCCAAGTTTGAAGCAATTGTTAGGCACGCCGCCATCGCTATTCGAGCCACCTGCAACCACCCGCGACAGCCAAGCCGCGATCATTTTTACCACCGGCAGCACCGGACCGCCCAAAGGTGTGCTGTATACGCATCACACCTTCAATAGTCAGGTGGATGCGATCGCTGAGCATTACGGGATCTTGCCTGGCGGTAAAGACCTGTCTGGATTCCCGTTGTTTGGCCTGTTCAACGCAGCCATGGGAACGACCACCGTCATTCCCGACATGGATCCTACGCGGCCGGCCGATGTGGACCCTCCGCGGCTGCTGGATGCCATTGAGAAATGGAAGATCAATCAAGCTTTTGGTTCTCCGGCTTTGTGGACCGCAGTCAGTCGCTTTGCTCAAACGGAGGGTCGTAAGATTCCGCATTTGCAGCGGATACTATCGGCAGGTGCTCCGGTTTCGCCAGACGTCTTAGAAGCCATGCGCGGTCTGTTGCCGGCCGGGGCACTGATGCACACACCGTATGGAGCTACCGAAGCGCTGCCCATTGCCTCGATCGATAGCCAGCAGGTACTCAGTGAGACCGCCGCACTGACGCGACAGGGCGCCGGCACATGTGTAGGCTCACACTTTGCTGGCATCCAATGGAAAGTCATTGCGATTGATGACGGCCCGCTGGCCACGCTCGATAGGATTCAGGAGTTGCCCGTCGGTAAGATCGGCGAACTGATGGTTACCGGCGATGTTGTCACCCGGCAATACGTAACGCGGACGGATCAAAACGCCTTTCATAAAGTATTGGATGGGGAGCGTGTCTGGCATCGCCTGGGCGATGTAGGCTACCTGGATGGCCAAGACCGATTCTGGTACTGCGGTCGCAAAGCGCATCGCGTGACGACCGACAATGGCCAGCTATTCACCGAACAATGCGAAGCTATCTTCAATCAACATCCGAGCATCTACCGCAGTGCGTTGGTCGGCGTCGGGCATAAGGACCATCAGACTCCTGTGATCATTGTCGAGCCACTACCGCAATTTCGACCGAAAGATTCGGTAGCTCAAGATAAACTGCTGACTGAGCTGCGGACATTGGGAAAACAGCACGCGTTGACTCAACAGATTGAACGCTTTTTGGTTTATCCACGGCAACTGCCGACCGATATTCGCCACAACTCGAAAATTTTTCGTGAGCAATTGGTTCCGTGGGCCACCAAGCAGCTCCAGCGGGTTGACCAGTTGTCCAGCCAGCGCAAGTAG
- a CDS encoding RimK family alpha-L-glutamate ligase, which produces MTFRLGILGTASGHYMTDLQRAANELSIHVELLSFPELSARIQPGHDGNSLGPQVAIPAPSLDAVLVRGMPLGSLEQVIFRMDCLQIWQSQGTPVVNSPRCLETSIDKWLTLHRLHLAGLRVPATVACQTRDQALQAFEELGRDVLVKPLFGGEGRGIIRLQDADLAWRTFSTLQQLGQILYIQQFLPHLGYDIRVLCIGNQMYSIRRQARLDDYRTNVSRGGIAQRHKLDDLQIEMARQATTAVDGTVVGVDLLPAQDGKVYVLEVNAVPGWRGLARCLGVDIAKRIIQELQQPASVKPRVAPLLESQG; this is translated from the coding sequence ATGACATTTCGCCTGGGTATCCTGGGGACGGCTAGCGGTCATTACATGACCGACTTGCAGCGCGCGGCCAATGAGTTGTCGATTCATGTCGAGCTATTGAGCTTCCCCGAACTAAGCGCTCGAATTCAGCCCGGCCACGACGGTAACAGCCTTGGGCCTCAGGTTGCTATACCTGCGCCATCCCTGGACGCCGTCTTGGTGCGCGGGATGCCGCTGGGCAGTTTGGAGCAGGTTATTTTTCGCATGGACTGCCTACAGATTTGGCAGTCGCAGGGCACGCCAGTAGTCAATTCGCCACGATGTTTAGAAACCTCCATCGACAAATGGCTCACGCTGCATCGGTTGCACTTGGCCGGCCTGCGTGTCCCGGCAACCGTGGCCTGCCAGACGCGCGACCAAGCGTTGCAGGCGTTTGAAGAGCTTGGCCGCGATGTGTTGGTCAAGCCGCTTTTTGGGGGTGAAGGTCGAGGAATCATTCGACTTCAGGACGCCGACTTGGCCTGGAGGACGTTTTCAACTCTCCAGCAACTGGGGCAGATTCTATACATTCAACAATTCCTGCCTCACTTGGGCTACGATATTCGAGTGCTGTGCATCGGTAACCAAATGTATAGCATTCGCCGCCAGGCGCGACTGGACGACTATCGTACCAACGTTTCTCGTGGTGGCATTGCCCAACGACACAAGCTGGATGACCTACAGATTGAGATGGCTCGACAAGCCACCACCGCAGTAGACGGTACGGTTGTGGGCGTCGATTTATTGCCGGCTCAAGACGGAAAGGTGTATGTTCTGGAAGTCAATGCCGTGCCGGGCTGGCGCGGGCTGGCGCGTTGCCTAGGGGTCGACATCGCCAAGCGAATCATCCAAGAACTTCAGCAACCCGCGTCTGTCAAACCGCGTGTCGCACCATTGTTGGAAAGCCAAGGCTGA